A segment of the Ipomoea triloba cultivar NCNSP0323 chromosome 1, ASM357664v1 genome:
aaacaaaaatatcattaGTTCTTTTTGCGTACACtaattttaattgttataataacatagaaatattattcttattattattgttatgttataaaatattttgcaaTAAGTCAATTTAAGAATATTAATAAGTAAATGAATGTTTGTGTTACCAAAgtttgtttataaaattaaaataaaaaataaaaaaggaggtaaattttataatattttatcactatacaaagaataaataaaaatatacactttttttttgtatgcTATTACATATGATCTCTCCATGTATATCATAGAATAGTGACTAAGAGTTTCTCAGGCCGTTCAAAGAAAATACAATTTATCAATGCGCATAACTAAATCAATAGTTTTTATATtctcattaaaattttaacaatattgAATCTTATATAATTTAGTCAGTTagttgtaactccaaaatatgataaatcaaaacataataatattaatttgattttatttccaaaatatgataatattaatttggTTTCTGATCTCAAATAttacacattttttaaatttaaatgaaagTTCATACCAAAATTCTAAAAAACTCTTATTATTGGGCGTTTAATTTAAACATGGAATCAAAATATTAATtggaatcaaatatttgataattgtaatatatttaagTAAATATGAATTGAAACAAAACAATTTTTGATCCATTGTTCAAAATTAGGGATGAGAAAAGTAATGAATTCCCGCATGAGTAGCTCAACTGGTCGTATAGGTAAAATTTATCATAAGAGAATAATGATGAAGTCTCACCAGCAGCAGTGTTGGAGCAACATCTTAAAATGAGGGGGACTCCTTATGCGCAGTGAACAAAAGTCTAGCTTCTATTGATTAGTTAAGTCACACTGATTTACGCTTTCACAATCATGTCGAGTCTAGGGCGGCGTGCGGGGTGCAGGGGCGTCTAGGGTGCATAATTCCACCTTTTGTCACAAGAAAAGTAATGCATTTTATGATTACTAAGGGGATTTGAATCCAATAGTAGAATAGTAAAAATAGGCAAACAAACATGATAGTATCAAATTCGATAATATGGTACTAAAGTCTCTAACCAAACATcacattaatatttatttattttttggtgatgaTGAAACTTGCAGGCTGCAACAACTATCCGACAGTGTACATGAGTAAATCCCTCATTGTGACCATAGTCGAcgaaaaatcacaaaaaaaataaattgatttaggTTATCCATTGTTAActgattcaaacaaaaaaaacctatactttttttcttttttcttttatataaagATTTTATATCTTAATAGCCCATAGTATACTTTGTTTTGAGACGTGTAAATAAAGTCacccattaaaaaagaaaataaaaggaaaggAGATGAAGGGAGTAAAGTAGTGGGAGTTAAAAGTAGAAATGAGATTATTGTAGGCAACAAGGCCTTAATTACTAGGTTAGCCACAAACTTCTTTGTTAAACGTTAAATCTTTTTTCCTGGCTGTTAGGCCCTCTGTTCTCTTTTCTCTCGTCCACGCACAGAGACACATCATCATACGTAGAGTCTTTCACTCTTTCTCCATATACATCCACACCTCCTCACTACCCCGCATTTGCCCAGCGGTGCTGCTTCGGCTACGACGtcgtactatatatacatacatacatacccttTGCTACCAAGCCAAGCCAAGAATGTGATTGCTGATTTTCACATACATTCATATGTGCTTCTTGCGCTCTTCGCATAATCCGATCATCTTCTGCTATCAGTTTTTCAGGTTTTCATTTTGACCCATATGTTTCtgtcttcaatttattaatATCCTGTTTCTGATTCAATTTTGATGGAAATTGATCATTGTTTGGTTTTTTGGTGGTATGGGGCTTGTGAAAGATTGGATTTTGAAGTTGTATTAGTTTAATTTGCATTCAGGATCTGGGAATTCTGCCACTGTTAATTGGTTCTCagaaatttagatttttttaactacggagtattttttttgggttcattTTACCAGTTTCAATTTGGTTGTTTTGATTTGTAGGGCTTGACTTTTATGAGTCTTTTAGGGGAATCCAATCGGTCAAAAGTTGTTGGTTTTGGTTATGGTGTTTGTGTTTATTGTTAGTGTTGTATAAAGTTAAGTTCTTTACGTTTTGCCGACagattctttgtttttttttgggtgaaaaatCACTTGGCATGATCATAAAGTTCCTCACCTCGTATACCTTTACTCTGCCAGTTGATTGGTGTTTCTTGTGTTTCTCTTTACATTTGATTCGATTTAGTTTCTACTGAATTCGCAAACATGTAGGTGCAATATGCAGTTTCAGAAgaagatgaaggaaaaaaggCACTTCTAAAAGATTTTAGTTTCAGTAGGTTTGTGAAATGCATGATTTTGAGTGATTTCTTGATTGTAATTCCGTTATGTGGTGTTTCCTGGTGGatgaaaattaatttcataaattagCTGGTGTaatgctttttaaaattttcttcccAGTTATTCTGATTATACTGCAGTTTGATATCAACAACAAACTGAAGGAGCTGAGCTTTTCTACAGTTTCCGATTGTATAACAATCTATGTTATATGGTGTTATGTCACATGAAGAACAATGAAATTCTTTATCTCAGAATCATCTGATTACTTGATTGTCTGTTTGTTGCTTCTTGCTATCCCACATTGCTATGGCTATGAGCATCATATGGGTCTAGTATCTTCTGCCGTTTGTTGAAAGAGTATTCTTTGTTTCAATAGATTATTTGTTTGATGACAACTGGTATTGTAAATATATGAGGTTGTGGTTATGTTTccaatgttatttatttatttatttttatgtttaacgATTTCGGGCCTACCATATAATTTTGCTATAACTTGCTCCTAGGAAGTGGCCAAGATGCAAGGGGGAAGAAGTATTTTGGATTCCTTAACTGAAACCATTGACCTTAATCAGGGATTGGTGCCCAGTAGCAGTTCCATGGACCGGTCTAGCCCTTGGGATAACATGCTAGATCCAGTAGGGAGCCGTTTTTCAAATTCAGTGCTTGCTGCTAGTGAGGGAAATGCTGGTTGCACGAGTGCTCCTAGTTTCAGTGGTTGGGATCAAGGTGAGTCTAGCTCTGCTGCCGATGTAAATGGTCGTATTTATTGCAGCGATTTAAAAGCAGGGCATATGTGGCCTTCTTCATCAAGCAATTATGCTGTAGCTGATCAAGGGTCAGAAGAAAGGGGGTTTGAGTCCTCAAATGTTTTTGCGAATAAGAGCTTCAGTAGTAGTTATGGTGGCAACCATCCAATTAGCAGGCCTAGTACGCATCATTTTAATTCCAATCATAGCCCTGGAAATGTTAATATAACTGGTGCTTACCACAATGATGGTGGTCATCTGGTCACCAGAACAGGTGCACCTTCAAATGCTTACAAGTTTGGTGGAACAGAGGCAGAGCTTATTCCAGCTTTTGCTGCTTCTTCTGATAATACAGGGACGTCATATAGTTCTGGTTATATGGTTGGAAACCAAGATGTATCTGGTTCTTCTTGGGGCACGTGGGGCTTATCTGGCAAGCGAAAAACTCTAGAAGGTAGCTCCCGCCAGTTGTCTATGGGTGGAAGTTCAAGCTCCAACCCACGAGCCGAGGACATTGTGCAGCATAATGTTCCTGATTGTTATAATAGTTCTGGTAGCTTAGGTATATCGTCACCGTCCAATGCTGATTTTATGGAGCAATGTAACTCGAGAAATGGACATGGTTCAAGATTAGGGGTTGCTGATGGATTCCCACCTTTAAGCATTAATAGTGTTGCAGAGAGCTCTACAAGAATTTGTCCTTGGGGAAATATTAGGAATCAGGAATCAGTTTCGTTTGGTTTACCTCCAATTGGAGCTGCCATGGGGCATTCAACTGTTAGTTCTATTCATATGCCACCCAGACCTTTCTCAATAAGTGATTCTTCTGACATGAGACAGCCATTATCAGCACCATTGAATCCAAGCCATACAGCAAGTCAGTCTCAATCAATGCATGGTCCTAGTTTTCCAAGGGGCATGCATTCATTTCCCTGGAATGGATCACATGATTCACAAGGTGGTAGCTCAGGTTCGAATATAGTATCTGGAGGGAGAAGTGGAATATTGCGAGATGAAACCAGATTTAGGAGCTCCCTGAGAAATAATGTGGAAAATCACAGGTTGAACTCTGCTACTGAGGCTCGAAATTTTGTACAAGATACTACTAATTGGAACGTGGACATTCCTTCTGGTTCTGGAATTGGTCCCAGTTCTCTTATGCAGGCTTCTCATACTACATGGGTGCCTAATCAGAACCTAACTAGTAGTAGCCATCAAAGATTGTCCGAGTTTTCCCCTTGGACTCTTTTCCCACCTGCAGAACTTGAATCTGCAAGCCAGAGAGGTCATATTTCATCTCTGCATTCAGCTACTACTTCAGAGGGGCCAGTGATGCCAACTCGAAGGGCTAACCGTCATTCACGTCCATATAACCGATCATCTATGATTGTGGAGGTTCCAGGTGATGATCACAGTGGTTGGCGTGTTTTAGCTGGTGATATTGAGGGGAGGCACCGAATGGCAACTGAGGTTTGTTTTCTTTACATACTTTTGTTTCTACATGCATGCTTTCTGTGGTCTATCTGGATTATCTTTGTCACTTTACTGATTATAGCTATGGTGATATCTTATGATGCTTGTCATATGCGATATCTTTTTTCAAATgcatttctttcttctctttgcTTGCTGtaaagggaagaaaaaaaatattttgatgctCAAATCTATGGAAAGGGCTAACCTAATTCCAGAAAATCCCAGCTTACTGATATGGACATTCTTGGGAGTATTCTATGTTGGTTTTCCTATTTGATGCTAATCTGAGTTTCATGTCATGTAAGTTAGTTGAACACTAGCTTATGCTAACTGATTGAATTCTCAAGATGATTGTATCGTTATTGAATTTGACCTTTCTGAACACTTGAGTCATAACTATTTGGTCTCTGCTGTTCTTTGTCTCATGTTTTTCTATGAGTTGTTTGCCTTTCTGAAATCCTCTGAGAAGTTACGGGATTTGTGTTCTGCTAATCATTGAATTCCTCCCTGGAAtgccttcttgtttcttttctataattattataGCCAATTAGaatatactccgtaacataGTATATAGCAGACTATATTAGTAGGTGATTTCTCTCTTTTACGTCTTGTTACTAAGCTTTTTACTATCATCAAACATGAATCTACTTTGTAGACTTGTAGTACaatattatatgtttttgtCTTAAAGATAATATATCTTATGAATTCTAATTTATTGTCATTCAATTTCCTAGCAACAGATTCGTCAAGTACTTAATGCTATGAGAAGGGTTGAGAACTTGCATGCTGAGGTTTGATCTTGATCTCTCTTTTTGAGATAATATAAGTTGGCTTTAGTGTGTGCAAACTTGTTAAAAGCACTTGCTTTTGCTCTTAAGAAGCGAGGCGTGCGACCGGGAATCGCTTCGCCTTGGTAAGGCACAGCCTCGTGAGAAAGCGCTTGCTTCTTTGTCACTTTGACAGAGTGACCAAGCGAGTTGAGGTGATGTGTTCTCACACAAAGCAGAGTCAATAAGAAAGAAAAGCGTAAAATACCTAGAATTTAGGGTTCGTAAAGATGCAAATAGCGACGCCCTCTTGCGAGAAACTTCAGATTCAGACCATtgcttttaattttgtatatggGATGATACCTATTCTAGAGTATGgacttttagtatatttaacTATTTGCATTAGAATTtacattttaacattttaaatgtCATTTGGCATACCTAATTGagtaattgttaatttttagaAAAGCGTCGCTTTGCATGAAAAAGCGATGCTTTGCTTTGTGCTTTGGCTTTAAAGCAAAGCCCGGTCTCTCTGCTTTAGTGCACTTtttcactttaaaaagttttgagtgTGTGCATGCTTCAATTGGCATGTTCAGTGCTCGAGAATTACTTCTGTAATACTCCGTTGCATTTTACATTATGAGGAGTGCATATATTGTGTAATACAGATGGGAAATTGGTAGTTAAACAACTTGGGGGTGTTCGGGGCTTCCTATTTTCGGTACTCAACATCGAGTGTTGGTACATTAGATGAAGTTGTGGACTTAAATCATTTTAACCTCTTTacgtgcatatatatacacttaacACCTCTCAAGAGATGCGAGTGTTTGGATGACTTCTGAAGCATTGTTAGACACCACTTCTGAAAGCATTCTCAACTGCCTCTTTTGGTTGGAAGTTGACATGttctttgaaatgaaactattttacTCTTTATTTTGATGCTCGAGACTCGAGTACTTTTACAAATGAAAAACTAGACAGCCTGAGAGGTGCATTATGGATTTGTGTGATTAATGTGATGCATACATACATGTTTAACTTACACCGCTATTTTCAGGATTATATGATGTACGGGCCATTCATTAATGGGGTTGCCGAGTTTCATGATAGGCATAGAGACATGAGGCTTGATGTGGACAACATGTCTTATGAGGTGAGGCACGAGTACTTTTTCCCTTTCCCTATCGTGGAGTGATTAGATTTTGAGCTCTTCTTTCTAAAGAGACCGATGATTTCATCAGGAATTGTTGGCGTTGGAAGAACGCATAGGGAACGTGAACACAGGATTGAGCGAGGAGTCCATTTTGAAGGTTATGAAACAGCGCAAGTATGAATCTCCACGCCGTGGAGGATTTTCATCCGACTTGGAGCCATGCTGTATATGCCAGGTGAGATTCATCCGACAATTTGTTACTGAAAGTTTAAACCTAAAGACGACAGTTTGTCACTCGTGTTTTTTCATTCAGGAGGAGTATGTTAACGAGGATGAGATTGGCATAACAGAGTGCGGGCACGAGTTCCATATGAATTGCATTAAACAATGGTTAATGGTGAAGAACCTATGCCCCATCTGTAAGGTGACAGCTTTAAATAGTTGACAACAGACCGACATTCCCTCTCATCGTtgaaagaacaaaaagaaaagaagaaaagaaaaacatgttTGTATGATCCATCCCTCCTAGAAGCACAAAAGTGAAATAGTGTTGGATCTGTTGTCAAAGTGAAACTGAAAAACATCCTCTTTTTAGTGGTTCTCATGAGCTGAGGGACATGGGAAGAAATATTTGCAACATTGTTAATACCTCTGTATAAGTTGCGAATTGATtgatgttttaaataatttagcaTGAATAATGCAATGCATGAGGAGACATTTTAGCAGTAAAATTTGGACATATGCTTGTAAATAATTCACCAGTTCTTCCGTAAATTAAGTAAGAATTCTGTTATTGTTCTGcagtatgtaaatatatatttgttcatatatatgTTTGAGCATATTGGAATCCAAAAAATGAGGATGTAACATGGTCTTTGAAATAAACTCCTTTTgaaatacattaattatatgcTCTTAAATTTGCGTGTACGGTCAAGGATAGACATGTCCGGCAAGACGGGGTGGATCGAAACTTCTTAGAATAACAAGGCACTTATTAGaattactagtttttcttatgcgcgatgcgcaaaaaataggtgcccaatattagtattttgtattaaaattttaaatttgtttaaattttaatatagtaaataataataataataataatgtaaaatatttttatacattggatatttatatttaaaaaaaataactaacatataactctaatatttaatgtgtatatattattattgttattgaaaaagataagaaaatatgtggtggatgcatgtgcataataacaatagtggaaaagataacggaaattataacggtaggggtatatttgtccaaaatattatgtagtacaacttttatagcataatgtacaaaaaaacggacataaatgagtggtataaccttcattcacatttattatgtttttagaagtAAATAATATTTGATCTCTAAACCTCTTTCAATAACAAGATATTtaatggctctgtttggtaaatggcggtTAGTTGATAGCttttagctgattgagttagaatgtatgattagttgataatattagcaaATTGTgaaaaggtgtttggtaaattaactgttagttgatagatgtttagtttaatttcttttctcaaaaagctaattgaaaatgttgctttgagtagcattttaaaatttagtattttagaattacaaaaagcttattaatcaaacacttatattgatttttaaccaagtcaaacaattaatagtggtcaaataaactaaaattgactgataggctgattatttaccaatcAGGGCCATTATCAACCAAGATACCACAACATTCAATATctattatacataataatataatattactattaaagcattatataaataaataaatttcaggCAATCAAAAATAACTTTGGTATTGCAAGTAAATAATCTATTACCTGTAGttatataatttgttaactatatgttcataaagcaATAATAAAAACTTGGtaattttcaaccaaatatttcttaaaactataatataattaattatgattacATGTCAAATAGTAATTTCAAACTAAATTAAAATGCAAATTGAATACCAACACATAATTGTAAAATAAGCAAGGAATTAGACTACTAAAAATCCAAATGTCATGTTCAATATCTTCTCTACTCTAATTTTAAGCTTATTTACCTACGATTTACATATTATGATGAACTTAATTAGTACAATGTTAGAATTACTTGACATGATATGATACGCTtatagttaacaaattatgtacatactATAAATGTGAGTATTGACAATATAGAAAGGAAAAAAGTCACGCtaatttaaaccaaaaaaaaatcgttGTTTTGAACCAAGTTTCACAATGTAAGATGGACTTTGATAGACAATATAATTTATACTTGATTATGggacaattatattttatattgtgaACTAGggttcacgatataatttgGTCTTAGATTATGGGGCAATTATATTTTGTGGGGTgataagaatataatattaatctggGAGAAAGATTAATGCTCTCATTAATAATTGTCTGTCATTATCACTTAAACAGCTGTCAATTTATTTTGCTAACGTGTAATACCAGGAACAAATAGACCacatattattgtaattaatataatccAGGAGAATAGTATATTTATTGCAAATCCATTGTCCATGCATGTGTGGTAATTTTTGTAAGTTGGTATTagagtaataattaatttgagatTTTTCCACTTTGGGAGGAGATCGAAGTATATATGGCCAGCTAATACACAGAAAAAGATAGCGAAAAAATATAGTTTGGTTcaatttacaataataataataataataataatacgtaatttaataataataacaacaacgtagaaatattttgatattttgtacAACTATATATACGTGGAGGGATTGAAAGAGTAAATTCAGAATTATATATAGAGTTCCAAAATTTTGATTAGTGAGGAATTGAAGATATATATGGATGTAAATGGTGTTGAGGATTCCTTCCTATCGGAAAATAATGAAGAATGGGCCTTTCTCATCAACTCTGATTATTCGGATGGTGAGAGCAatgaaaaatcaagaaaaaaagtAGCAGATTTCAATAATGCATCCTATAGTCACTACTCACCATTATTGGCGCCTAACGTGGATAATGTGGCAACATCATCAACAGGTGTGATCAGGGTTGTGTTATCAGGGAATGACCACAGTGGTGATGATGATAAGAAAAATGAAGTTGACGTTAGAGAGCCTCTGCCTGGGAATCATGAAAGACATCTATGGACTGAAAAagagaggaggaagaagatgagaaaCATGTTCACTGATCTTCAAGCTTTGCTTCCTCATCAGCTTCATCATCCTAAGGTAATCTAATTAAGCATTTCTTTTACACCCATTTTTTTTGGCATTTGATAAGCTTATTGAAAATTGTTTTTTCACACAGAATCCTAGTGTATGTACTCTCAAATCTTACTCCCTAAATTTCTCTTGATGTAGCGGGCactgataaattatttttttttatgtgagtCCAATACAAATGTctacatcaagattttgtgtgtgAGAGTAAAAAATATGACTACacatagggtgtgtttggttggtgggtttaggcataaggaatgtgtatgaaagtgattgtttgtgtttggttgataggttttgtgaatgctactatgggtttggaataccccattaatgacaaaacccatacccttattaaataagggtttcatcccccttcctcatttctttctcaactattaataatcattcccattccacccaattaccaaacatgttaaatactttcaccaaaacccattaccattaccaagtatttgatacccattccgattccgattcccatgtgcgaaccaaacgcacccatagtattttccttttcacAATGCTGCAAGCTAGTGTCTGTGCTCTTtccaaataaattattaatttatttattatgttttagtAATTAGTTAAGAATGACTCTTCTATGATAACGTCTGCTTATGGCATCGCCACTCCCTTTGGCAGCATCCACTAATTCGGAACTTAATTTGAAAGCCATATCTCGACCCGGACGTTTTCGGGATGCCGCTAATAACCAACGAACGGCAAGTGCTTTTCCTTGTGTGGATCCTATTTCAATGGGAACTTGATGAGTCGATCCACCTACACGTCTTGCTTTTACATTTATATTGGGAGTAACTCCACGTATTGCTTGACTTAAAACGGATAGTGGATTTGTTTCTGTTTTTTGTTGAATCTTTTTCACGGCTCGATAGATAATTTGATAAGCCAATGATTTTTTTCCACGGATCTTTATTTATAATACGGGTTGGgttaagatgaaaatgtaatacttatattaaaaatataatatattaatcatgaataaaagtgttaattacttataagagaaatgTACTTTTGTAgtatagtattacatttttcagtataagtattactcCGACACAAGTTTTATATAGAGAATGatagatattttaatttttttattatatattattttggagacgaaaattaatttgaatatatatttggaaATAGGTTGACAAGTGCAGTATTCTTGATGAAGCCGTGAAGCA
Coding sequences within it:
- the LOC116025481 gene encoding E3 ubiquitin-protein ligase MBR1-like isoform X2, which codes for MQGGRSILDSLTETIDLNQGLVPSSSSMDRSSPWDNMLDPVGSRFSNSVLAASEGNAGCTSAPSFSGWDQGESSSAADVNGRIYCSDLKAGHMWPSSSSNYAVADQGSEERGFESSNVFANKSFSSSYGGNHPISRPSTHHFNSNHSPGNVNITGAYHNDGGHLVTRTGAPSNAYKFGGTEAELIPAFAASSDNTGTSYSSGYMVGNQDVSGSSWGTWGLSGKRKTLEGSSRQLSMGGSSSSNPRAEDIVQHNVPDCYNSSGSLGISSPSNADFMEQCNSRNGHGSRLGVADGFPPLSINSVAESSTRICPWGNIRNQESVSFGLPPIGAAMGHSTVSSIHMPPRPFSISDSSDMRQPLSAPLNPSHTASQSQSMHGPSFPRGMHSFPWNGSHDSQGGSSGSNIVSGGRSGILRDETRFRSSLRNNVENHRLNSATEARNFVQDTTNWNVDIPSGSGIGPSSLMQASHTTWVPNQNLTSSSHQRLSEFSPWTLFPPAELESASQRGHISSLHSATTSEGPVMPTRRANRHSRPYNRSSMIVEVPGDDHSGWRVLAGDIEGRHRMATEIRQVLNAMRRVENLHAEDYMMYGPFINGVAEFHDRHRDMRLDVDNMSYEELLALEERIGNVNTGLSEESILKVMKQRKYESPRRGGFSSDLEPCCICQEEYVNEDEIGITECGHEFHMNCIKQWLMVKNLCPICKVTALNS
- the LOC116025481 gene encoding E3 ubiquitin-protein ligase MBR1-like isoform X1; its protein translation is MQGGRSILDSLTETIDLNQGLVPSSSSMDRSSPWDNMLDPVGSRFSNSVLAASEGNAGCTSAPSFSGWDQGESSSAADVNGRIYCSDLKAGHMWPSSSSNYAVADQGSEERGFESSNVFANKSFSSSYGGNHPISRPSTHHFNSNHSPGNVNITGAYHNDGGHLVTRTGAPSNAYKFGGTEAELIPAFAASSDNTGTSYSSGYMVGNQDVSGSSWGTWGLSGKRKTLEGSSRQLSMGGSSSSNPRAEDIVQHNVPDCYNSSGSLGISSPSNADFMEQCNSRNGHGSRLGVADGFPPLSINSVAESSTRICPWGNIRNQESVSFGLPPIGAAMGHSTVSSIHMPPRPFSISDSSDMRQPLSAPLNPSHTASQSQSMHGPSFPRGMHSFPWNGSHDSQGGSSGSNIVSGGRSGILRDETRFRSSLRNNVENHRLNSATEARNFVQDTTNWNVDIPSGSGIGPSSLMQASHTTWVPNQNLTSSSHQRLSEFSPWTLFPPAELESASQRGHISSLHSATTSEGPVMPTRRANRHSRPYNRSSMIVEVPGDDHSGWRVLAGDIEGRHRMATEQQIRQVLNAMRRVENLHAEDYMMYGPFINGVAEFHDRHRDMRLDVDNMSYEELLALEERIGNVNTGLSEESILKVMKQRKYESPRRGGFSSDLEPCCICQEEYVNEDEIGITECGHEFHMNCIKQWLMVKNLCPICKVTALNS
- the LOC116025481 gene encoding E3 ubiquitin-protein ligase MBR1-like isoform X3; translated protein: MQGGRSILDSLTETIDLNQGLVPSSSSMDRSSPWDNMLDPVGSRFSNSVLAASEGNAGCTSAPSFSGWDQGESSSAADVNGRIYCSDLKAGHMWPSSSSNYAVADQGSEERGFESSNVFANKSFSSSYGGNHPISRPSTHHFNSNHSPGNVNITGAYHNDGGHLVTRTGAPSNAYKFGGTEAELIPAFAASSDNTGTSYSSGYMVGNQDVSGSSWGTWGLSGKRKTLEGSSRQLSMGGSSSSNPRAEDIVQHNVPDCYNSSGSLGISSPSNADFMEQCNSRNGHGSRLGVADGFPPLSINSVAESSTRICPWGNIRNQESVSFGLPPIGAAMGHSTVSSIHMPPRPFSISDSSDMRQPLSAPLNPSHTASQSQSMHGPSFPRGMHSFPWNGSHDSQGGSSGSNIVSGGRSGILRDETRFRSSLRNNVENHRLNSATEARNFVQDTTNWNVDIPSGSGIGPSSLMQASHTTWVPNQNLTSSSHQRLSEFSPWTLFPPAELESASQRGHISSLHSATTSEGPVMPTRRANRHSRPYNRSSMIVEVPGDDHSGWRVLAGDIEGRHRMATEDYMMYGPFINGVAEFHDRHRDMRLDVDNMSYEELLALEERIGNVNTGLSEESILKVMKQRKYESPRRGGFSSDLEPCCICQEEYVNEDEIGITECGHEFHMNCIKQWLMVKNLCPICKVTALNS